The Rhodococcus triatomae genome includes a window with the following:
- the adhP gene encoding alcohol dehydrogenase AdhP — translation MTTMKAAVVHEFAGPLTIDDVDVPTPGAHEALVKVDYTGVCHTDLHAAHGDWPVKPSPPFVPGHEGVGTVVAVGDEVTRVKVGDLVGNAWLWSACGECEWCETGWETLCPDQKNGGYSVDGSFGQYMLVDSRYCPVIPDGVEESAVGPILCAGVTVYKGLKVTDTKPGEWVLISGIGGLGHIAVQYAVAMGRRVAALDVDDDKLALARRHGAEVTVDAATSPDAAAELQDKTGGGVHGALVTAVNAHAFPQAVGALRRGGTVSLVGLPPEKFPLDIFTTVLFGLTVRGSIVGTRKDMQEALDFFARGKITPTYRVRPLGDVNDIFTEMEKGAIEGRVVMDMRS, via the coding sequence ATGACCACGATGAAGGCTGCCGTCGTTCACGAGTTCGCCGGCCCGCTCACGATAGACGACGTCGACGTCCCCACCCCCGGCGCCCACGAGGCGCTGGTGAAGGTGGACTACACCGGCGTGTGCCACACCGACCTGCACGCCGCCCACGGCGACTGGCCGGTCAAGCCCTCACCCCCATTCGTCCCGGGTCACGAGGGAGTGGGCACCGTGGTGGCCGTCGGAGACGAGGTGACCCGGGTGAAGGTGGGCGACCTCGTCGGCAATGCCTGGTTGTGGAGCGCCTGCGGCGAATGCGAATGGTGCGAAACCGGCTGGGAAACACTGTGTCCCGATCAGAAGAACGGGGGATACTCGGTCGACGGATCGTTCGGTCAGTACATGCTCGTCGATTCCCGGTACTGTCCGGTGATCCCGGACGGCGTCGAGGAATCGGCCGTCGGTCCCATCCTGTGCGCGGGGGTGACGGTCTACAAGGGGCTGAAGGTCACCGACACGAAACCGGGCGAATGGGTGCTGATCTCCGGTATCGGCGGGCTCGGTCACATCGCCGTCCAGTACGCCGTCGCGATGGGCAGGCGCGTCGCCGCCCTGGACGTCGACGACGACAAGCTGGCCCTGGCGCGCCGTCACGGCGCCGAGGTCACGGTCGACGCGGCGACCTCACCCGACGCCGCGGCGGAACTACAGGACAAGACCGGCGGGGGAGTACACGGCGCGCTGGTGACCGCGGTCAACGCGCACGCCTTTCCGCAGGCCGTGGGCGCGCTGCGTCGCGGCGGCACCGTCTCGCTGGTGGGGCTGCCGCCGGAGAAGTTCCCCCTCGACATCTTCACCACGGTGCTGTTCGGGCTCACGGTGCGCGGATCGATCGTCGGGACCCGCAAGGACATGCAGGAAGCTCTCGACTTCTTCGCCCGAGGCAAGATCACGCCGACCTACCGGGTGCGGCCGCTGGGGGACGTCAACGACATCTTCACCGAGATGGAGAAGGGCGCGATCGAAGGACGCGTCGTCATGGACATGCGATCCTGA
- the murJ gene encoding murein biosynthesis integral membrane protein MurJ, with translation MTGKPPEQGPRAPERRVPPPPPRQAPRRPPAPNRRPPERVSGWGRPYDSPELRWDEAPTVQFPAIRIDREPPPPVRDDEAPAPTDTEPGSDESGQGRSLSNSRLLASTGSIAIATLVSRITGFAKQLLLLTTLGAAVASAFTISIQIPNMISEFVLGAVLTAIVVPVLVRAEREDPDKGEAFVRRLFTMSVCLLGAAALLATAAAPVLTHYVFLPSDGKVDNALTTALTYLLLPAILFYGMSALFTAILNTRQVFKPGAWAPVLNNVVVLTVLALFWITPGEISLDPVRMSDPKLLLLGLGVTSGVVTQALCLIPALRREKISLRPLWGLDDRLRQFGGMALAIMLYVAISQVGMIVATRVSAGADAAGPAIYNNAWLLLQLPYGVLGVTVLTVIMPRLSRNAAAEDTPAVVDDLSVATRLTMIALVPIITFLTFAGPQVGQALYGYGNFGAGDATRLGEAVSWSAFTLIPYSLVLIHLRVFYAREQAWTPTWIVLGITAVKIVLSLLVPLVASDDHVVILLGTANGIGYTVGAVIGGYLLHRSLGNLQMANVGRTVWRVLAASLVGAGVVLGLDRLIGLERLTSEFGGPGSMIRIMITGLLMLVVTFVLLWFAKIPEVVSVTVAVNRKIRGRHAVPEMQKVDPAAEAPTDVFPAIGREHWGEAPTALPYPGRGRDGALPGISRRGAFESPFEGEGVRVSDDDLAGVKEAGRSTRVQATEHDSGRSPSQGAPAPGSGPSAPASDARSDDAAAEPDATDSPTGTDESGTPAAGAPAPAPAPADLPEPDADDDAPAASDRPDASDTPAASGSSADAPAPDAAPSEARTPQAGGGVPPGPARGATPPPRGPRGPKLIPGASVAGGRYRLLTPHGGARGLQFWQALDVKLDREVALTFVDADQRVTSTGPEGPQAILSRTLRLGRINSPGLARVLDVVRGSSGGIVVAEWTPGRSLREMADTKPSPIGAARAIRALAAAAETAHRAGGALSIDHPDRIRISITGDAVLAFPGTLADADSASDVQGLGAMLYALITSRWPLGAPGASGTPRSGTVGGMRLADRDSSGQPIGPRVIRPEVPFEISAVALRSLEPNGGIRTAATVQHILDQATVVNDKTELIPALRLGQRADGAAGHSLADPEAVAEEKRKSNRMLVALAGLAVITIVVLALLGFWLANFLTGSSSNAPLSQQEFGLTTEAEAPAEEPAGGDAPPPPAAATAPVQAERVAVFSPQGTPDSAAAARFVLDGDPATVWSTDAYFQPFPALKNGVGLMVTLPEPTRLANVWINSPTPGTEVEIRSAAAPDQTLDQTQVVGTATLGGGVTEIPVTTDTPTRNVLVWITGLSTADGRNQSTIADLGFNAVR, from the coding sequence ATGACCGGGAAGCCGCCCGAACAGGGCCCTCGCGCCCCCGAGCGACGCGTACCTCCGCCACCACCACGCCAGGCCCCCCGTCGCCCACCGGCCCCGAACCGGCGACCACCCGAACGGGTGAGCGGCTGGGGACGGCCCTACGACTCCCCGGAACTGCGCTGGGACGAGGCCCCGACGGTGCAGTTCCCCGCCATCCGGATCGACCGGGAACCACCCCCGCCCGTCCGTGACGACGAGGCGCCCGCACCCACCGACACGGAGCCGGGCAGCGACGAGTCGGGACAGGGACGCTCACTGAGCAACTCCCGGCTGCTCGCGTCGACCGGGTCGATCGCGATCGCCACCCTGGTCAGCCGCATCACCGGGTTCGCCAAACAACTTCTGCTGCTGACGACGCTGGGCGCGGCCGTCGCCAGCGCGTTCACGATCTCGATCCAGATTCCGAACATGATCTCCGAGTTCGTGCTCGGTGCCGTCCTCACCGCGATCGTGGTGCCGGTCCTGGTCCGTGCCGAGCGCGAAGACCCGGACAAGGGCGAGGCGTTCGTCCGCCGCCTGTTCACGATGAGCGTGTGCCTGCTCGGTGCGGCGGCACTGCTCGCGACCGCCGCCGCCCCGGTTCTCACCCACTACGTGTTCCTCCCGTCCGACGGCAAGGTCGACAACGCGCTGACCACCGCGCTCACCTATCTGCTGCTGCCGGCGATCCTCTTCTACGGCATGTCCGCGCTGTTCACGGCCATCCTGAACACCCGCCAGGTCTTCAAACCGGGCGCGTGGGCACCCGTACTCAACAACGTCGTCGTCCTCACCGTGCTCGCGCTGTTCTGGATCACCCCGGGCGAGATCTCGCTCGACCCGGTCCGGATGAGTGACCCGAAACTGCTGCTCCTCGGCCTGGGCGTGACCTCCGGCGTCGTCACCCAGGCACTGTGCCTGATCCCCGCGCTGCGCCGGGAGAAGATCTCGCTGCGGCCGTTGTGGGGGCTGGACGATCGGCTCCGGCAGTTCGGCGGCATGGCGCTCGCGATCATGCTGTACGTCGCGATCAGCCAGGTCGGCATGATCGTCGCCACCCGGGTGTCGGCGGGCGCGGACGCCGCGGGCCCCGCGATCTACAACAACGCGTGGCTGCTGCTCCAGCTGCCGTACGGCGTCCTCGGCGTCACCGTGCTCACTGTGATCATGCCGCGGCTGAGCCGCAACGCCGCCGCGGAGGACACCCCCGCCGTCGTGGACGACCTGTCCGTCGCGACCCGGCTGACGATGATCGCGCTGGTTCCGATCATCACCTTCCTCACGTTCGCCGGGCCGCAGGTCGGCCAGGCGCTCTACGGCTACGGCAATTTCGGCGCCGGCGACGCCACCCGTCTGGGCGAGGCGGTGAGCTGGTCCGCGTTCACGCTGATCCCGTACTCGCTGGTTCTCATCCATCTCCGGGTGTTCTATGCGCGCGAACAGGCCTGGACTCCGACGTGGATCGTCCTGGGCATCACCGCCGTGAAGATCGTGCTGTCGCTGCTGGTGCCCCTCGTCGCGAGCGACGACCACGTGGTGATCCTGCTCGGCACCGCGAACGGGATCGGTTACACCGTCGGTGCCGTCATCGGCGGCTACCTGCTGCATCGCAGCCTCGGAAACCTGCAGATGGCCAACGTCGGCCGCACCGTGTGGCGAGTGCTCGCGGCCTCGCTGGTCGGTGCGGGCGTGGTCCTCGGGCTCGACCGCCTGATCGGACTCGAGCGCCTGACCAGTGAGTTCGGCGGTCCTGGCTCGATGATCCGGATCATGATCACGGGCCTGCTCATGCTCGTCGTCACCTTCGTGCTGCTGTGGTTCGCGAAGATCCCCGAGGTCGTCTCCGTCACCGTGGCCGTCAATCGTAAGATCCGGGGTCGCCACGCCGTGCCGGAGATGCAGAAGGTCGACCCCGCCGCGGAGGCGCCCACCGACGTCTTCCCGGCAATCGGACGTGAGCATTGGGGCGAAGCCCCGACCGCACTCCCGTACCCTGGACGCGGACGGGACGGAGCGCTGCCCGGCATCAGCCGGCGCGGCGCATTCGAGAGTCCATTCGAGGGTGAAGGAGTGAGGGTGAGCGACGACGACCTGGCGGGCGTCAAGGAGGCCGGCCGTTCCACCAGGGTGCAAGCGACCGAACACGATTCGGGTCGCTCGCCGTCCCAGGGCGCTCCCGCTCCCGGCTCCGGTCCCTCGGCACCTGCGAGCGACGCTCGCTCCGACGACGCCGCGGCCGAGCCCGACGCCACCGATTCCCCCACCGGCACCGACGAGTCCGGCACTCCCGCGGCGGGCGCACCGGCCCCGGCCCCGGCTCCGGCCGATCTGCCCGAACCGGACGCCGACGACGACGCTCCCGCCGCGTCCGACCGCCCTGACGCGTCCGACACTCCTGCCGCATCCGGCTCGTCCGCCGACGCCCCGGCCCCGGATGCGGCACCGAGCGAGGCCCGTACCCCGCAGGCCGGTGGCGGGGTTCCGCCCGGCCCGGCACGCGGTGCCACCCCGCCGCCACGAGGGCCCCGTGGCCCCAAGCTGATCCCGGGTGCGTCCGTCGCCGGCGGGCGATACCGCCTGCTCACACCCCACGGCGGAGCCCGCGGTCTGCAGTTCTGGCAGGCGCTCGACGTCAAGCTCGACCGCGAGGTGGCGCTCACCTTCGTGGACGCCGACCAGCGAGTCACGTCGACGGGACCGGAAGGCCCCCAGGCGATCCTGTCGCGCACCCTGCGACTCGGCCGGATCAACTCCCCGGGCCTCGCGCGCGTTCTCGACGTCGTGCGCGGCAGCTCCGGTGGCATCGTCGTCGCCGAGTGGACGCCCGGTCGATCGCTGCGGGAGATGGCCGACACGAAGCCGTCGCCGATCGGCGCCGCCCGGGCCATCCGTGCTCTCGCCGCCGCCGCGGAAACCGCGCATCGGGCAGGTGGCGCCCTCTCGATCGACCACCCGGATCGGATTCGGATCAGCATCACCGGCGACGCGGTACTCGCGTTTCCCGGCACCCTCGCCGATGCCGACTCCGCCTCCGACGTCCAGGGCCTCGGCGCGATGCTCTACGCGCTCATCACCTCTCGGTGGCCGCTCGGGGCGCCCGGCGCGTCCGGAACACCACGTTCCGGCACGGTCGGCGGAATGCGCCTGGCCGACCGGGATTCCAGCGGCCAGCCGATCGGGCCCCGGGTCATCCGCCCGGAGGTCCCGTTCGAGATCTCCGCGGTGGCCCTGCGGTCACTCGAGCCCAACGGCGGAATCCGCACCGCCGCAACGGTTCAGCACATCCTCGATCAGGCCACGGTAGTCAACGACAAGACGGAACTGATCCCGGCGCTACGTCTGGGCCAGCGGGCCGACGGCGCGGCAGGTCACTCGTTGGCCGACCCGGAGGCGGTCGCCGAGGAGAAGCGGAAGTCGAACCGCATGCTCGTCGCACTCGCGGGGCTGGCCGTCATCACGATCGTGGTGCTCGCGTTGCTGGGCTTCTGGCTCGCCAACTTCCTCACCGGATCGAGCTCGAACGCCCCACTCAGCCAACAGGAGTTCGGTCTCACCACCGAGGCGGAGGCACCTGCCGAGGAGCCCGCGGGCGGAGATGCGCCGCCCCCGCCTGCCGCGGCCACCGCCCCGGTACAGGCGGAACGAGTGGCAGTGTTCTCCCCGCAGGGCACGCCGGACAGCGCGGCCGCCGCCCGCTTCGTCCTCGACGGAGACCCCGCCACCGTCTGGAGCACCGACGCCTACTTCCAGCCCTTCCCGGCACTGAAGAACGGTGTCGGGCTGATGGTGACGCTGCCCGAACCGACCCGCCTCGCGAACGTCTGGATCAACTCGCCCACTCCGGGTACCGAGGTGGAGATCCGGTCGGCGGCCGCGCCGGACCAGACCCTCGATCAGACTCAGGTCGTCGGAACCGCCACCCTCGGAGGCGGGGTCACCGAGATCCCGGTCACCACCGACACACCGACCCGCAACGTCCTGGTCTGGATCACCGGCCTGAGCACGGCCGACGGCCGCAACCAGTCCACCATCGCCGACCTCGGATTCAACGCCGTCCGCTGA
- a CDS encoding DUF6049 family protein, which translates to MTAVLRCVGVCLLTALTLLGSTGGALAVPLTTALPDAAASPSGPARTAPGTAEVREPQFLRLDIEEVTPSTVTTTSPRTVTVTGSVENIGDRRVEDVSVRLQRGPAVSTSEALRTSLTLDQSRFDTVGLFENVATDLDRGESATFSLSMPLQSVAEPSLNITDPGVYPLLVNVNGTPDYGGAARLDDARFLLPVLGVPGSGPDAPPVPPDTTSPVALTMLWPLADEPRLAAGLPGSVTEQVRLVDDDLSRSLDSGGRLDGLLGALEYATRDGTDRGRSVRDSTCIAVDPDLLITVTNMTRGYLVVDDPTEPAGAARPGAGEDAASAWLDRLRALASTTCVTAVPFAQVDLGAVASIGDPALSASALTAPADLVDRILGIESVRGFVWTDSGILSPAAAEMVRAQGPATALVAHNTVDDPVSGEFARLAPPEPTGGQLDALLFDPAVGAAFAAVGATPQTPSYTPQDARYDLTEDSRTARLQDALGAMTWAAVEPDRDTAPDSLLVVPPQLWTADADEAEALLATTTTLLRSGLATARPFTEILGRQPGSPRPTTLAAPQQAVADGVPEHVRAAAADQLPRIDSLTAALVDEPQAVLTPALFTSPLREDLLRAMSLAHRRDGLRGEAERAANTRVDEVATSLDDLFGAVTVVSPGGVYTLASEQGPLPLVARNDLPIGVRVRLHVQAPAEVIIDDIGPTQLPPRGSRTLTVPTEIADSRKLVVQFSLASEDGRQFGEPTSVTVRSNAYGQVLAILTAGAGALLLFLAGRRLWHRFRGQPDRADEGYERS; encoded by the coding sequence ATGACGGCAGTGCTGCGCTGCGTCGGTGTCTGCCTCCTCACCGCGCTCACGCTGCTCGGCTCCACCGGGGGTGCCCTCGCCGTCCCGCTCACGACAGCGCTCCCGGATGCCGCCGCGTCCCCGTCCGGACCGGCACGGACCGCTCCCGGGACGGCCGAGGTACGCGAGCCGCAGTTCCTCCGGCTGGACATCGAGGAGGTGACCCCGTCCACCGTCACCACGACCAGCCCGCGCACGGTCACCGTCACCGGCTCCGTGGAGAACATCGGGGACCGCCGGGTCGAGGACGTCTCGGTACGCCTGCAGCGCGGGCCCGCGGTGTCGACCAGTGAGGCACTGCGCACGTCGTTGACCCTGGACCAGTCCCGGTTCGACACGGTCGGCCTGTTCGAGAACGTCGCCACCGACCTGGACCGCGGCGAGAGCGCCACCTTCTCGTTGTCCATGCCGTTGCAGTCGGTGGCCGAGCCGTCGCTGAACATCACCGACCCCGGCGTGTACCCACTGCTCGTCAACGTCAACGGCACACCCGACTACGGCGGTGCCGCACGCCTGGACGACGCCCGCTTCCTGTTGCCGGTGCTCGGCGTACCCGGTAGCGGCCCCGATGCGCCACCCGTGCCCCCGGACACCACGTCCCCCGTCGCCCTCACCATGCTCTGGCCGCTCGCCGACGAGCCCCGGCTCGCCGCCGGGCTGCCCGGATCGGTCACCGAGCAGGTCCGGCTCGTCGACGACGACCTGTCCCGGTCGCTGGACAGCGGCGGGCGGCTCGACGGCCTGCTCGGCGCCCTCGAGTACGCGACCCGCGACGGCACCGACCGCGGGCGGTCCGTCCGCGACAGCACCTGCATCGCCGTCGACCCGGACCTGCTCATCACCGTCACCAACATGACCCGCGGATACCTCGTCGTCGACGACCCGACGGAACCTGCGGGCGCCGCCCGTCCCGGCGCCGGCGAGGACGCCGCGAGCGCCTGGCTCGATCGGCTTCGTGCTCTGGCCTCCACCACGTGCGTGACGGCCGTGCCGTTCGCGCAGGTGGACCTGGGTGCCGTCGCCTCCATCGGCGACCCGGCCCTGTCCGCCAGCGCGCTCACGGCCCCCGCCGATCTCGTCGACAGGATCCTCGGCATCGAGAGTGTCCGGGGATTCGTCTGGACCGACTCCGGCATCCTCTCGCCCGCTGCCGCCGAGATGGTGCGCGCCCAGGGTCCGGCCACCGCGCTCGTGGCCCACAACACCGTCGACGACCCGGTCTCCGGGGAGTTCGCCCGGCTCGCGCCGCCCGAGCCCACCGGAGGGCAACTCGACGCGCTGCTGTTCGATCCCGCGGTGGGCGCCGCGTTCGCCGCGGTCGGCGCCACCCCCCAGACGCCCTCGTACACCCCACAGGACGCGCGCTACGACCTCACCGAGGACTCGCGCACCGCCCGGTTGCAGGACGCGCTCGGCGCGATGACCTGGGCCGCCGTCGAGCCGGACCGGGACACCGCACCGGATTCGCTCCTCGTCGTACCACCCCAGCTGTGGACCGCGGACGCCGACGAGGCGGAGGCACTGCTCGCCACCACCACCACCCTGCTGCGGTCCGGACTCGCCACCGCACGGCCGTTCACCGAGATCCTCGGCCGCCAGCCCGGCTCCCCGCGACCGACCACCCTCGCCGCGCCGCAACAAGCCGTCGCCGACGGTGTCCCCGAGCACGTCCGCGCCGCGGCGGCCGATCAGCTTCCCCGGATCGACTCGCTCACCGCAGCGCTGGTCGACGAACCCCAGGCGGTGCTGACGCCGGCGCTGTTCACCAGCCCACTGCGTGAGGACCTCCTGCGGGCCATGAGCCTCGCCCACCGGCGCGACGGCCTGCGCGGGGAGGCCGAACGGGCCGCCAACACGCGGGTCGACGAGGTCGCCACCTCCCTGGACGACCTGTTCGGCGCGGTGACGGTGGTGTCTCCGGGCGGCGTCTACACACTCGCCTCCGAACAGGGTCCGCTCCCGCTGGTGGCGCGCAACGACCTGCCCATCGGTGTGCGGGTCCGCCTGCACGTCCAGGCGCCCGCCGAGGTGATCATCGACGACATCGGGCCCACCCAGCTGCCGCCGCGCGGCAGCCGAACCCTCACCGTTCCGACGGAAATCGCCGACTCGCGCAAACTCGTGGTGCAATTCTCACTCGCCTCGGAGGACGGCAGGCAATTCGGCGAACCCACCAGCGTGACGGTGCGTTCGAACGCCTACGGCCAGGTTCTGGCGATCCTCACGGCAGGCGCGGGCGCCCTCCTGCTTTTCCTCGCCGGGCGTCGGCTGTGGCATCGTTTCCGGGGCCAGCCGGACCGCGCTGACGAAGGGTACGAACGTTCATGA
- a CDS encoding CCA tRNA nucleotidyltransferase codes for MTAPSPDPDRRARLLADAETTLRQLSDVLTPLGDRFADAGHELYLVGGTVRDAVLGRLGTDLDFTTDARPEQVQVLLRGWVDNQWDTGIAFGTVSAVKDAQQIEITTFRADAYDRVSRNPVVRYGSTLADDLVRRDFTVNAMAVRIGPGDRQEFVDPLNGMDALLAGVLDTPAAPEDSFADDPLRMLRAARFVSQLGFVLAPRVHEAIVAMAPQIERITAERVRAELDKLMLGDYPIDGLNVTVETGLAEHVLPEVPAMKLEIDEHHQHKDVYWHSLTVLKQAIDLEDGDPDLVLRWAALLHDIGKPDTKRNEPGGGVSFHHHEVVGAKMARRRMRALKYSKQMVDDVSQLVFLHLRFHGYGKGQWTDSAVRRYVNDAGPLLPKLHKLVRADCTTRNKRRAAALQATYDDIEARIERLAAEEDLARVRPDLDGNAIMELLGLAPGPEVGRAWKFLKDLRLDRGPLDRDEAEAELVKWWAQHQEG; via the coding sequence GTGACTGCCCCTTCGCCCGACCCTGACCGCCGCGCCCGCCTGCTGGCCGACGCCGAGACCACGCTGCGGCAGCTGTCGGATGTCCTCACTCCGCTCGGTGATCGGTTCGCCGACGCCGGTCACGAGCTGTATCTGGTGGGGGGCACGGTGCGGGACGCGGTCCTCGGCAGGCTGGGCACCGACCTCGACTTCACCACGGATGCCCGCCCGGAGCAGGTGCAGGTACTGCTGCGCGGATGGGTGGACAACCAGTGGGACACCGGCATCGCGTTCGGGACGGTCAGTGCCGTCAAGGACGCGCAGCAGATCGAGATCACCACCTTCCGGGCCGACGCGTACGACCGGGTCTCGCGCAACCCGGTGGTGCGGTACGGCTCGACCCTCGCCGACGATCTGGTGCGCCGTGACTTCACGGTGAATGCGATGGCGGTGCGGATCGGTCCGGGCGACCGGCAGGAGTTCGTGGACCCCCTGAACGGGATGGACGCGCTGCTCGCCGGTGTGCTCGACACCCCCGCGGCGCCGGAGGACTCGTTCGCGGACGATCCGCTGCGGATGCTGCGTGCCGCCCGGTTCGTCTCCCAGCTCGGGTTCGTCCTCGCCCCACGGGTCCACGAGGCGATCGTGGCGATGGCCCCGCAGATCGAGCGGATCACGGCCGAGCGGGTACGCGCCGAACTCGACAAGCTGATGCTCGGTGACTACCCGATCGACGGACTGAACGTCACGGTGGAGACCGGCCTGGCCGAGCACGTACTGCCCGAGGTGCCGGCGATGAAGCTCGAGATCGACGAGCACCACCAGCACAAGGACGTCTACTGGCATTCGCTCACGGTCCTGAAACAGGCCATCGATCTCGAGGACGGCGATCCGGACCTGGTACTGCGCTGGGCGGCGCTGCTGCACGACATCGGCAAGCCGGACACCAAGCGCAACGAACCGGGCGGTGGCGTGAGCTTCCATCACCACGAGGTCGTCGGCGCGAAGATGGCGCGCAGGCGGATGCGGGCACTGAAGTACTCGAAGCAGATGGTCGACGACGTCTCCCAGCTGGTGTTCCTGCACCTGCGGTTCCACGGGTACGGCAAGGGGCAGTGGACGGACTCGGCGGTGCGCCGGTACGTCAACGACGCCGGCCCCCTGCTCCCGAAGCTGCACAAGCTGGTGCGTGCGGATTGCACCACCCGGAACAAGCGCCGGGCAGCCGCGCTGCAGGCAACCTACGACGACATCGAGGCGCGGATCGAGCGGCTCGCCGCGGAGGAGGATCTGGCGCGGGTACGTCCGGACCTCGACGGCAACGCGATCATGGAACTGCTCGGGCTCGCGCCCGGCCCGGAGGTGGGCAGGGCCTGGAAGTTCCTCAAGGATCTGCGGCTCGACCGTGGCCCGCTGGACCGGGACGAGGCCGAGGCCGAACTGGTGAAGTGGTGGGCGCAGCACCAGGAGGGGTGA